One window from the genome of Jeotgalibaca sp. MA1X17-3 encodes:
- a CDS encoding OsmC family protein, with translation MKLTAEMMDTYQVTLDVDGHEYLIDQSKENGGKGTGANPSDMLIAAVAACKTMVAKSFLDSKEIEYQRVNTEIDYEFNGPNKNITVSMTVRLNVVGATVDETELRQLQTIVATGCPVANLMDSDKNTIETIVTVS, from the coding sequence ATGAAATTAACTGCTGAAATGATGGATACGTATCAAGTAACGTTGGATGTAGATGGTCACGAATACCTAATTGATCAATCGAAAGAAAACGGTGGAAAAGGAACGGGTGCAAATCCAAGTGATATGCTGATTGCAGCTGTTGCAGCTTGTAAAACGATGGTTGCAAAAAGCTTTTTAGATTCTAAAGAAATTGAGTATCAGCGTGTTAATACAGAAATTGACTATGAATTTAATGGACCAAACAAAAATATAACAGTAAGTATGACTGTTCGATTAAATGTTGTTGGCGCAACAGTAGATGAAACAGAACTCCGCCAACTACAAACGATTGTTGCAACTGGTTGTCCAGTAGCAAACCTAATGGATAGTGACAAAAATACTATCGAAACAATCGTAACTGTATCCTAG
- the gpmA gene encoding 2,3-diphosphoglycerate-dependent phosphoglycerate mutase encodes MSRVIFVRHGQSEWNALNKFTGWVDVGLTQQGIDEAHQAGQKIKEAGIELDMAFTSVLKRAIRTCHIILEESDQLWIPEIKSWRLNERHYGALQGLNKEEVAKEFGEKQVHIWRRSYHTLPPLLKPDDPDSALNDRRYDHLQKRVVPMGENLQTTLHRVIPLWEDQIAPAILDKKTVLVAAHGNSLRALAKYMENISDKDIVDLEIPTGQPLVYELDKELNVIKKYYL; translated from the coding sequence ATGAGTCGAGTTATTTTTGTACGTCATGGACAAAGTGAATGGAATGCCCTAAATAAATTTACCGGTTGGGTTGATGTTGGGTTAACTCAACAAGGAATAGATGAAGCTCATCAAGCAGGACAAAAAATAAAAGAAGCAGGCATTGAATTGGATATGGCTTTTACTTCTGTACTGAAACGAGCTATTAGAACTTGTCATATTATTTTGGAAGAATCAGATCAATTATGGATACCAGAAATCAAATCTTGGCGATTAAATGAGCGCCACTATGGAGCCTTACAAGGTCTTAATAAAGAAGAAGTGGCCAAAGAATTTGGTGAAAAACAAGTTCATATTTGGCGTCGTTCTTATCATACTCTTCCTCCTCTTTTGAAACCTGACGACCCAGATTCAGCCTTAAATGATCGCCGATATGATCACTTACAAAAACGTGTGGTTCCGATGGGAGAGAATCTACAAACTACCTTACATCGAGTTATTCCTTTGTGGGAAGATCAAATTGCACCTGCTATTTTAGACAAAAAAACAGTACTAGTAGCTGCACACGGTAATTCATTACGAGCATTAGCAAAGTATATGGAAAATATATCTGATAAAGACATTGTGGATTTAGAGATACCTACTGGACAACCTCTTGTTTACGAGTTGGATAAAGAGTTAAATGTTATTAAAAAATATTATCTATAA
- a CDS encoding sulfatase has protein sequence MKQKNLIYIFADQWRSSSVGFVGEEAVDTPNIDQFREEATNCDQVFSSFPLCSPHRASLMTGKYPLSAGFFTNAKPGLKVRLQDHEVGVGDTLKKAGYQTAYIGKWHLDEPEVNHEEEPVSGARNWDAFTPPGPRRHGFDYWYSYGTYDEHLHPHYWQDTPEMIQVDEWSVAHETEKAIEYLEEKRQPDQPFAMYLSWNPPHSPYEKVPEKYLDLYKDKDISLRKNVKVENLHHHTGEQEPYDKEELTLATKRYYAAISGIDDHFSKLMDYLKETGLYEDTVIVLSSDHGDMLGSQGLMGKHVWYEEAIHIPCIFRVPGNNKETCHTIMASQDMMPTVLGLLDIAIPETVEGEDCSSYILTDQEDYDRVSFIVACPGKATLVEKYKEHNLDSKDFGWRAVRTQTYTYVMSLGYDIVADKQRHLYNIAEDPYQMNPLDVEKAENQEIIKNLEGKLTNWMKEQKDGFIENWLAQD, from the coding sequence ATGAAACAAAAAAACTTAATTTATATTTTTGCTGATCAATGGCGAAGTAGTTCAGTAGGTTTTGTAGGTGAAGAAGCAGTTGATACACCAAATATTGATCAATTTCGAGAGGAAGCAACAAATTGTGATCAAGTATTTAGTTCGTTCCCTCTATGCTCTCCTCATCGAGCTAGCTTAATGACAGGGAAATATCCTTTGTCTGCTGGATTTTTTACAAATGCTAAACCAGGATTAAAGGTTCGTCTCCAAGACCACGAGGTTGGTGTGGGAGATACCTTGAAAAAAGCTGGATATCAAACTGCTTATATTGGTAAGTGGCACCTAGATGAACCAGAAGTTAATCATGAGGAAGAGCCGGTTTCGGGTGCTAGAAATTGGGATGCATTTACCCCACCAGGACCTAGAAGACATGGATTTGATTATTGGTATTCTTATGGTACATATGATGAACATCTTCATCCGCATTACTGGCAAGACACTCCAGAAATGATTCAGGTGGATGAATGGTCTGTGGCACATGAAACAGAAAAAGCAATTGAGTATCTAGAAGAAAAACGTCAACCAGATCAGCCTTTTGCAATGTATTTATCTTGGAATCCACCGCATAGTCCTTATGAGAAAGTACCAGAAAAGTATTTGGATCTCTATAAAGACAAAGATATTTCCCTACGTAAGAACGTAAAGGTTGAAAATCTTCATCATCATACTGGCGAACAAGAACCCTATGATAAAGAAGAATTAACTTTAGCTACGAAAAGATATTATGCAGCGATTTCGGGAATTGATGATCATTTTAGTAAATTGATGGATTACCTGAAAGAAACAGGTCTTTATGAGGACACGGTTATCGTTCTATCTTCCGATCACGGTGATATGTTAGGTTCTCAAGGGCTAATGGGGAAACATGTTTGGTATGAAGAAGCGATTCATATCCCGTGTATTTTCAGAGTTCCTGGTAACAATAAAGAAACATGTCATACGATTATGGCGAGTCAAGATATGATGCCTACTGTACTCGGATTATTGGATATAGCGATACCTGAAACGGTAGAAGGTGAAGATTGTTCTAGTTATATTCTTACAGACCAAGAAGATTACGACCGTGTCAGCTTTATTGTTGCCTGTCCAGGAAAAGCAACGCTTGTTGAAAAATATAAAGAACATAACTTAGATTCCAAAGACTTTGGTTGGAGAGCCGTTCGAACACAAACGTATACGTATGTCATGTCACTTGGCTATGATATTGTCGCAGATAAACAGCGACATTTGTATAACATTGCGGAAGATCCTTATCAAATGAATCCATTAGATGTAGAAAAAGCTGAAAATCAGGAAATAATTAAAAATCTTGAAGGAAAACTTACTAATTGGATGAAGGAACAAAAAGATGGGTTTATAGAAAATTGGCTTGCTCAAGACTAA